CGTCTCAGACGGCTCGGCAGGAGGATCAGGAGGATCAGGAGGATCAGGGCGAGCCGTGGAAGGTGCGGTCGATGACGTCGAGCTGCTGTTCGCGGGCCGGCCGCACGAAGTTGACCGCCCAAGGAGCCGTCGCCCTCGTACGGGGTGCAGTTCCGCTGGAGGAAGTCACGGACGTCGATCGCGTCGCGCCACGGCCCGTCCCTGAAGACCTCTCAGCCCCGGTGTCCGTCGCCGCCTCTTCCGAAGCAGCCGTCATGGCCCGCACCTTCCGATATCGTCCGTGCGTCTCTCGCAGCTCCGTCCATTGCACTCCCGTTCTCCACCGCTCGGAGCCCGCAATGGTCCCTGTCGAAGGCCCAAGGTCCCGTCAGATATCGGGTTCGGTCCGGCTCGGCCGCGCCGACCTGCGAGTTCTCGGGGGACTTTGGACCCCTGCCCATTTGTGAATGTGTTCATAAGAATCCCGACCCGCGTCGGGGGCGCGTCCCCCGAACGCCGAAGACCCCGTCTGGTGTGCTGATCCACATGCCTGGAATGACTGCCCGCAGCCGCGCCGAGAAACATCGTGCGGCGACCCCGCTGGAACTCTTCTTCGATCTCTGCTTCGTCGTCGCCGTGGCCCAGGCGGGCGGGAGGCTGCTGCATGCCGTCGCCGAGGGCCACGCCGCCACCGGAGTCGTCAGTTACGCGGCTGTCTTCTTCGCGATCTGGTGGGCCTGGGTCAACTTCACCTGGTTCGCCTCGGCGTACGACACCGACGACCCGCTGTACCGCGTGGTCACGTTCGTCCAGATCACCGGTGTGCTGATCTTCGCCGCCGGGGTGCCGCGCGCCTTCGACGCGGGCGACTGGACGCTCGGCGTCATCGGCTATGTCGTGATGCGGCTCGCCCTGACCAGCCAGTGGCTGCGCGCCGCGTACTGCACCCGGGGCAGCGAGCGGCGCGTCGCGCTGCGGTACGCCGTCGGGATCACCGTGGTGCAGCTGGGCTGGATCGCCATGCTGCTGACCGACGACAGGGGCAGCGCACGTGCCGTCGTCTTCGTCGTGCTCGCGCTCGCGGAGATGTCCGTTCCGGCGATCGCCGAGCGCGACCGCGCGACGAGCTGGCATCCGCGCCACATCGGCGAGCGGTACGGCCTGTTCACGATCATCGTGCTGGGCGAGACGATCGCGGCGGCCACGGTCGCGGTCCAGGAGGCGGTGGATGAGCACGAGGCGTTGGGTGAACTGCTGCCGATCGCCGCGGGTGGGCTGCTGATCGTCTTCTCCGCCTGGTGGATCTACTTCGCCGTGCCGATCCATGACTACCTCCGCGGCAGCAGGGAAGCGTTCGTCTGGGGGTACGGGCACTTCCTGATCTTCGGCTCCGCGGCCGCGATCGGCGCGGGCATCGAGGTCGCGGTGGAGGAGGCCGTGGGCAAGGCCCATGTCTCGGACACAGTGGCCGCCGCCGCGGTGACCGTGCCCTCCGCGCTCTTCCTGCTGACGGTGTG
This sequence is a window from Streptomyces sp. NBC_01217. Protein-coding genes within it:
- a CDS encoding low temperature requirement protein A encodes the protein MPGMTARSRAEKHRAATPLELFFDLCFVVAVAQAGGRLLHAVAEGHAATGVVSYAAVFFAIWWAWVNFTWFASAYDTDDPLYRVVTFVQITGVLIFAAGVPRAFDAGDWTLGVIGYVVMRLALTSQWLRAAYCTRGSERRVALRYAVGITVVQLGWIAMLLTDDRGSARAVVFVVLALAEMSVPAIAERDRATSWHPRHIGERYGLFTIIVLGETIAAATVAVQEAVDEHEALGELLPIAAGGLLIVFSAWWIYFAVPIHDYLRGSREAFVWGYGHFLIFGSAAAIGAGIEVAVEEAVGKAHVSDTVAAAAVTVPSALFLLTVWALHARHFKRDLAEQLSLPVAALAILACTFAGGGWAVLAAGLVAAATVTVGVLLSRRPAVDPVRSSQ